From a single Osmerus mordax isolate fOsmMor3 chromosome 14, fOsmMor3.pri, whole genome shotgun sequence genomic region:
- the nedd4l gene encoding E3 ubiquitin-protein ligase NEDD4-like isoform X3 — translation MSHRLRLYFGSGCSDTGPVLEDREEPATQEGERAAAFRTQPQPPPFRTLYFPGPPDCSLKRSSSMFIPQLTLAEPRPTMSSSMQISLQRSAAGPTDEEIPPPSYSQGPAPAYTEPGSMDLPPPYYNRDVSASFTEPDLPKRRVVMLPQNGSNSMTNAHNRGPPGVSIGGFCIQRYSPDGSDIQQVRILPYGSGGPRGPCHWSVQQNSDTGLGGTQRLVFQLQERQGCMGPGADLGITGSKGGRVVRYPKFRLERNPSHQPQPVESSQRASPGEEPPAREEISPSEMGSQKMEVQDGPKGCTFKIRRESLKRQPHFKIYFSQGAGNHTSFGNGTGRNSPQTRDDFLGQVDVPLNHLPTEDPAMERPYTFKDFNLRPRSHKSRVKGFLRLKMAYLPKQGGPEEEGADIREEAEGWEVADSADPGSQRPQQLLPPLPPGWEEKVDNLGRTYYVNHNKRTTQWKRPSTMDVISETESDNQQRQITQQAHRVFRSRRHISEDLENEHVEPRDMDDSWEPISEEDPSEPIPGPSSSLAMTPLQQTPASQEFSDEVSLRLSLTPGPLGPDTNGEVAGPSSALSQLSNRLRSSSMTDGVSDLQAQPPPPAQSSQTRRTRAQTVTGVEEPMSPSSAAYALTTPGLPPGWEERKDAKGRTYYVNHNTRSTTWTRPVVQLPEDRASTSAASPGPAAASPSPSSSSASASNSHIIEPQVRRPRSLSSPTVTLSTPLEGASNIQVRRAVKDTLSNPQSPQPSPYSSPKSQHKPQQSFLPPGWEMRIAPNGRPFFIDHNSRVTTWEDPRLKYPVHLRTKASLDPGDLGPLPNLLEEPGWEERIHADGRTFYIDHNTKNTQWEDPRLQSPAITGPAVPYSREFKQKYDYFRKKLKKPADIPNRFEMKLHRNNIFEESYRRIMSLKRPDILKARLWIEFESEKGLDYGGVAREWFFLLSKEMFNPYYGLFEYSATDNYTLQINPNSGLCNEDHLSYFKFIGRVAGMAVFHGKLLDGFFIRPFYKMMLGKQISLKDMESVDSEYYNSLKWILENDPTELDLRFSIDEDNFGQTYQVDLKPSGSDLLVTNDNKKEYIDLVIQWRFVNRVQKQMNAFLEGFTELILIDLIKIFDENELELLMCGLGDVDVNDWRQHTVYKNGYCPNHPVIQWFWKAVLLMDAEKRIRLLQFVTGTSRVPMNGFAELYGSNGPQLFTIEQWGTPEKLPRAHTCFNRLDLPTYETFDDLREKLLMAVENAQGFEGVD, via the exons ATGTCCCACCGGCTGCGTCTCTACTTTGGCTCCGGCTGCAGCGACACGGGCCCGGTGCTGGAGGACCGAGAAGAACCCGCCACGCAGGAAGGCGAGCGGGCCGCAGCATTCCGCACGCAGCCGCAGCCGCCGCCATTCAGGACGCTGTATTTCCCCGGGCCTCCAGACTGCTCCCTTAAACGCAGTTCCTCCATGTTTATCCCCCAGCTCACCTTGGCCGAGCCGCGGCCCACCATGAGCTCCTCCATGCAGATCTCCCTCCAGCGCTCGGCCGCCGGGCCCACAGACGAGGAGATTCCGCCACCCAGCTACTCGCAGGGCCCGGCCCCAGCCTACACAGAGCCAGGCAGCATGGACTTACCTCCACCCTACTACAACAGAGACGTCTCAGCCAGCTTCACGGAGCCCGACCTACCAAAACGCAGGGTTGTCATGTTGCCCCAGAATGGCTCCAACAGCATGACTAACGCCCATAACAGAGGTCCGCCTGGAGTCAGCATTGGAGGGTTTTGCATCCAGAGGTACTCCCCTGATGGGTCAGACATCCAGCAAGTCAGGATCCTACCCTACGGTTCTGGAGGTCCCAGGGGACCGTGTCACTGGTCTGTCCAGCAGAACTCAGACACAGGTCTCGGTGGGACCCAGAGGCTGGTGTTTCAGCTCCAGGAACGGCAGGGCTGCATGGGCCCAGGAGCTGATCTCGGCATCACAGGTTCCAAGGGCGGCCGTGTGGTGCGTTATCCAAAGTTTAGACTGGAGAGGAACCCTTCCCACCAGCCACAGCCCGTGGAAAGCTCCCAGAGAGCCAGCCCTGGTGAGGAGCCCCCTGCCAGAGAAGAGATCTCCCCCTCTGAGATGGGCAGTCAGAAAATGGAGGTGCAAGATGGACCCAAAGGCTGTACTTTCAAAATCAGGAGGGAGTCCTTGAAAAGACAGCCTCACTTCAAGATCTATTTCAGTCAAGGTGCAGGCAATCACACAAGCTTTGGAAATGGCACTGGCAGGAATAGTCCCCAG ACCAGAGATGATTTCCTTGGACAAGTCGACGTGCCTCTCAATCATTTGCCG ACGGAGGATCCTGCAATGGAGCGTCCGTACACATTTAAGGACTTCAATCTCCGTCCACGAAG CCACAAGTCCAGGGTGAAGGGCTTCCTGCGTCTGAAGATGGCTTATCTACCAAAGCAAGGTGgtccagaggaggagggtgcgGATAtaagggaggaggcagag GGGTGGGAGGTGGCCGACTCTGCCGACCCGGGCTCCCAGCGGCCCCAGCAGCTGCTGCCCCCGCTGCCCCCTGgctgggaggagaaggtggacaaCCTCGGGCGCACCTACTACGTCAACCACAACAAACGCACTACACAGTGGAAACGTCCCAGCACCAT ggACGTGATCTCGGAAACGGAGAGCGACAACCAGCAGCGTCAGATCACCCAGCAGGCCCACAGGGTGTTCCGCTCGCGACGCCACATCAGCGAGGACCTGGAGAACGAACACGTCGAGCCCAGAGACATGGATGAT TCTTGGGAGCCAATCTCTGAGGAGGACCCCAGCGAACCTATTCcaggcccctcctcctcgctggccATGACGCCCCTCCAGCAGACGCCGGCCTCCCAGGAGTTTTCCGATGAGGTGTCCCTGCGGCTGTCCCTCACCCCGGGCCCCCTGGGGCCCGACACCAACGGAGAGGTGGCAGGacccagctctgctctg aGTCAGCTCTCAAACAGACTGCGTTCCTCCAGCATGACAGATGGAGTGAGTGACCTCCaagcccagcctcctcctcccgcg CAGAGCTCCCAGACCAGAAGAACCAGAGCTCAGACAGTCACGGGCGTAGAGGAGCCCATG TCGCCCTCGTCTGCGGCCTACGCCCTGACCACCCCAGGACTGCCCcctggatgggaggagaggaaggacgcCAAGGGACGCACCTACTACGTCAACCATAACACCCGCAGCACCACTTGGACCAGACCTGTTGTGCAG CTACCTGAAGACAGAGCCAGCACCTCGGCAGCCTCCCCAGGGCCCGCGGCGGCCAGCCCttcgccctcctcttcctcagcctcagcctccaaCAGTCACATAATCGAGCCCCAAGTCCGCCGGCCCCGTAGCCTCAGTTCCCCCACAGTTACCCTGTCCACCCCCCTGGAG GGGGCCAGCAACATCCAGGTGCGTCGGGCGGTGAAGGAcaccctctccaacccccagtCTCCCCAGCCGTCCCCCTACAGCTCCCCCAAGTCACAGCACAAGCCCCAGCAGAGCTTCCTGCCCCCGGGCTGGGAGATGAGGATAGCTCCCAACGGGCGGCCCTTCTTCATAGACCACAACAGCAGGGTCACAACCTGG gagGACCCCAGGTTGAAGTATCCGGTCCACTTGAGGACCAAGGCGTCTTTGGATCCGGGTGACCTAGGACCTCTTCCT AACCTACTAGAGGAG CCCGGCTGGGAGGAGCGTATCCACGCAGATGGACGCACCTTCTACATCGACCACA ACACCAAGAACACCCAATGGGAAGACCCCCGTCTCCAGAGCCCGGCCATCACAGGACCT GCTGTGCCGTACTCTAGAGAATTCAAACAGAAATATGATTACTTCAGAAAGAAGTTGAAGAAACCG GCCGACATCCCCAACCGCTTTGAGATGAAGCTCCACAGGAATAACATCTTCGAGGAGTCGTACCGGCGCATCATGTCGCTGAAGAGGCCGGACATCCTCAAGGCCCGTCTCTGGATCGAGTTTGAGTCGGAGAAGGGACTGGACTACGGGGGCGTGGCCAGAGAGTGGTTCTTCCTGTTGTCCAAAGAGATGTTCAACCCTTACTACGGCCTCTTTGAGTATTCGGCCAC AGATAACTACACTCTCCAGATCAACCCCAACTCCGGCTTGTGCAATGAGGACCACCTCTCCTACTTCAAGTTCATTGGCCGCGTGGCTGGGATGGCCGTTTTCCACGGGAAGCTATTGGATG GGTTCTTCATCCGGCCCTTTTACAAGATGATGCTGGGGAAGCAGATTTCTCTGAAGGACATGGAGTCTGTG GACAGTGAATACTACAACTCTCTAAAGTGGATTCTGGAGAATGACCCCACTGAGTTGGACCTGCGGTTCAGTATCGACGAGGACAACTTTGGACAG ACATACCAGGTCGACCTGAAACCCAGTGGATCAGATCTGCTGGTCACCAACGACAACAAGAAGGAATACATTGA CCTAGTCATCCAGTGGAGGTTTGTCAACCGGGTCCAGAAGCAGATGAATGCATTTCTTGAG GGGTTCACGGAGCTCATTCTCATTGACTTGATCAAGATCTTTGATGAAAACGAGCTGGAG ctattGATGTGTGGGCTCGGTGATGTGGATGTCAACGATTGGAGACAACACACCGTCTACAAAAATGGCTACTGCCCCAACCACCCTGTCATCCAGTGGTTCTGGAAg GCCGTACTGCTGATGGACGCCGAGAAGAGGATCCGACTGCTGCAGTTTGTCACAGGGACGTCGAGGGTTCCTATGAATGGCTTTGCTGAGCTCTACG GTTCCAATGGACCCCAGCTCTTCACCATTGAACAGTGGGGGACCCCAGAAAAACTGCCCAGAGCCCACACCTG TTTCAACCGCCTGGACTTGCCCACCTACGAGACCTTCGACGACCTGCGAGAAAAGCTCCTCATGGCCGTGGAGAACGCCCAGGGCTTCGAGGGCGTCGACTAG